The Pocillopora verrucosa isolate sample1 chromosome 14, ASM3666991v2, whole genome shotgun sequence genome has a segment encoding these proteins:
- the LOC131778360 gene encoding orexin receptor type 2-like has product MASSPLRNSSTEVSLPNRTMEHQGNDSSVRGHQGELFDPLTYKIMVITFFSVIFAFGFLGNVSVLGTILKLKQLRNPCGFLIGTIALADLGVALIAAPLRIAELYLQGWPFGDALCRLIVPLQDVLVCVSVVTHSTIAWERYRATVTPFKPRLSATKIKFVILGIWVSCYIFSGLPLVIPLKLQPFKGALHCLPAWSDLYRRIYEIYLVLVFIVAQLLIQSYAYVSVIRTLRKKSDILQIAEKDRKISTASGASIPFNSSAPCAAMVARMKRKRKLVKMLLVLVIAFQICHLPRGVTMLYREFADPSLITPTFHYIDLVALALYYLKHVINPLILFSMSGDFRSGIEIILGCCKKRERSESDTESTKLVTRRLEDTPPLERGVNILETTV; this is encoded by the coding sequence ATGGCATCCTCGCCTTTAAGAAACTCCAGCACTGAAGTTTCGCTTCCAAATCGAACCATGGAGCATCAAGGAAATGACAGCAGTGTACGAGGGCATCAAGGTGAACTCTTCGACCCTCTAACGTACAAAATTATGGTCATCACGTTCTTTTCTGTGATCTTTGCGTTTGGTTTTCTCGGCAATGTGTCAGTGCTTGGAacgattttaaaattgaaacaattaaGAAATCCTTGTGGCTTTTTAATTGGCACTATCGCTTTGGCGGACCTAGGTGTCGCCTTAATAGCTGCTCCCTTAAGAATTGCTGAATTGTACCTTCAGGGATGGCCATTCGGAGATGCACTCTGTAGACTTATCGTCCCACTTCAAGATGTGTTGGTGTGCGTTTCGGTGGTGACTCATTCAACAATCGCTTGGGAGAGGTATAGAGCCACTGTAACTCCGTTCAAGCCCCGGCTATCAGCAACgaagatcaaatttgtcatcttGGGAATATGGGTATCTTGCTACATCTTCAGCGGACTGCCACTGGTGATTCCGCTGAAGTTGCAGCCCTTTAAGGGAGCTCTGCATTGCCTTCCGGCTTGGTCCGACCTTTATCGCAGAATATATGAAATCTATCTGGTGCTGGTGTTCATCGTGGCTCAGCTTCTCATTCAGAGTTATGCCTATGTGAGCGTCATCCGAACCCTCAGGAAAAAGAGTGATATACTTCAGATAGCCGAAAAAGATCGGAAAATCTCAACGGCTTCAGGCGCGTCGATTCCGTTTAACTCGAGCGCCCCGTGCGCCGCAATGGTCGCGCGGATGAAACGGAAGCGAAAGCTGGTGAAAATGCTTCTGGTTTTGGTGATAGCTTTTCAGATTTGTCACCTTCCGCGAGGAGTTACGATGTTGTATCGAGAATTCGCTGATCCTTCACTAATTACTCCTACGTTTCATTACATCGATCTTGTAGCTTTGGCGCTATACTATCTCAAACACGTTATAAACCCACTGATTTTGTTCTCGATGAGTGGAGACTTTAGAAGTGGAATCGAAATAATTCTCGGCTGTTGTAAAAAGAGAGAGCGAAGTGAAAGTGACACCGAATCGACAAAACTTGTTACAAGGCGTTTAGAGGACACACCACCACTCGAGAGAGGAGTGAACATTTTAGAGACAACAGTCTAA
- the LOC131778281 gene encoding neuropeptide FF receptor 2-like, which yields MDVNSSLPDSNSTNSEDQPAVLPTVLFSFVIATGFPGNLLIVIAIIGRQQLRAPCYSLILSIAVADLGMALIAAPQRIIENYIGWPFGSFMCNFLASIQELFVSVSVMTHTAIALERYRAIVQPFKERMSWKMAKITVAVIWLACYISAALPQAVMLDLYQEPDGKVYCIPEFPSDEVRRVYEFYLVIVFIAVPLFIQSWCYVNVFMVANRELDRLTKKNSIRKDILERSKKKIRLVKVLVSLVAVFQCCSIPRGVLMLIREFEGDEAMEENQFYWYSDVISLFAYYIKHMINPVILWSTSSEFRFCC from the coding sequence ATGGATGTGAATTCGTCTTTACCCGACAGTAACTCGACGAATTCCGAAGACCAGCCAGCAGTATTACCCACAGTACTTTTTTCGTTTGTAATAGCCACTGGTTTTCCAGGGAACTTACTGATCGTGATCGCGATCATCGGTCGCCAGCAGTTAAGAGCCCCATGTTATTCGTTGATCCTCAGCATCGCTGTGGCCGATCTTGGCATGGCTCTCATTGCTGCCCCTCAGCGGATTATTGAGAATTACATCGGTTGGCCTTTTGGCAGTTTCATGTGCAATTTCCTCGCTTCCATTCAAGAACTCTTCGTCAGTGTTTCGGTGATGACACACACAGCCATCGCTTTGGAGAGATACCGCGCAATCGTGCAGCCGTTTAAAGAGCGAATGAGCTGGAAGATGGCAAAGATCACGGTAGCTGTCATTTGGTTAGCCTGCTATATAAGCGCCGCTTTGCCTCAAGCTGTTATGCTTGATCTCTATCAAGAACCCGACGGGAAAGTATACTGCATTCCGGAGTTCCCATCCGATGAAGTCCGCCGCGTGTACGAATTTTACCTCGTAATAGTGTTCATCGCAGTACCTTTATTCATCCAGTCATGGTGTTACGTAAACGTGTTCATGGTTGCCAACCGTGAACTGGACCGACTTACCAAGAAGAACTCGATCAGGAAAGATATCCTTGAACGAAGCAAGAAAAAGATTCGCTTGGTCAAAGTCTTGGTGTCTCTTGTAGCAGTTTTCCAGTGTTGTTCAATTCCTCGAGGTGTGTTGATGCTGATAAGAGAATTTGAAGGCGACGAAGCGATGGAGGAAAACCAGTTTTACTGGTATTCCGACGTAATTTCTCTTTTCGCCTACTATATCAAACATATGATAAACCCTGTTATTCTTTGGAGCACAAGCAGCGAGTTTCGATTTTGCTGTTGA
- the LOC131778361 gene encoding substance-K receptor-like, which produces MQGGNFTHPQNVTQFDSISSYTELAPPLFTAIISVGLIGNLMLIYTALRWPEMRTPCNYLIVNNASADLCVVLIGAPMRIVEVYHGWPLGELACQILAPTQDVFVVVSVLTYTLIAWERHRAVLTPFKPKLTLRTITIASVSIWIVSYLSTGLPIALHCNLHTIQGTPRCLATFTSDITRQIYESYLVIFFIILPLLLQTYAYSRVVHCLRRKGLERSFSGSTRGSVKRKSKKRKLIRVTILMMILFQICYIPRGVLMLLYEFARELTTHPFFGRIDLFFMALYYAKHAINPIILFTVSTDFRTRFPCRLTNVGKWNFPMFKSVFLTRKSTLSTPFMEAEQKQPINVEAKL; this is translated from the coding sequence ATGCAGGGAGGAAATTTTACGCACCCGCAAAACGTAACTCAATTTGACTCGATATCCAGCTATACAGAGCTTGCTCCACCATTGTTCACTGCTATCATAAGTGTGGGTTTAATCGGAAATTTAATGTTGATTTACACCGCGCTCCGTTGGCCAGAAATGAGAACACCGTGTAACTATCTGATCGTCAACAACGCATCTGCTGACCTCTGTGTGGTTCTCATTGGAGCACCTATGCGGATTGTTGAAGTGTACCACGGATGGCCTCTTGGAGAACTAGCCTGCCAGATTCTTGCACCAACTCAAGATGTTTTCGTCGTGGTGTCGGTGCTAACTTACACTTTGATCGCGTGGGAGAGACACAGAGCTGTCTTGACACCGTTCAAACCTAAGCTAACATTGAGAACGATAACAATCGCCTCCGTTTCCATTTGGATTGTCTCATACCTGAGCACAGGACTACCAATTGCATTACATTGCAACTTGCATACTATTCAAGGAACACCACGATGCTTGGCAACGTTTACATCAGACATTACTCGACAAATCTATGAGTCTTACTTGGTGATCTTTTTCATAATATTGCCACTCCTCCTCCAGACATACGCATATTCTCGTGTAGTTCACTGTCTAAGGCGCAAAGGATTAGAGAGATCTTTCAGTGGCTCCACGAGAGGAAGCGTTaaaagaaagagcaaaaaacGTAAGCTCATTCGGGTGACAATACTTATGATGAtactatttcaaatttgttacaTACCAAGAGGTGTGTTAATGCTCCTTTACGAATTCGCGCGCGAGCTAACGACCCATCCATTTTTTGGAAGGATCGATCTTTTTTTCATGGCGCTATATTATGCCAAACATGCCATCAACCCGATAATATTGTTCACTGTAAGTACAGATTTTCGCACTCGATTTCCGTGTAGATTAACCAACGTAGGAAAGTGGAATTTTCCTATGTTCAAAAGCGTGTTCTTAACTCGTAAATCAACTCTGAGTACTCCCTTCATGGAAGCTGAACAAAAACAGCCTATTAATGTTGAGGCGAAACTTTAA